A window of Jatrophihabitans sp. contains these coding sequences:
- a CDS encoding leucyl aminopeptidase — translation MTSVFLIDSAAPLTADAVVVATVCTDDGVALADGAAGVDAALGGVLLEALRAVEATGKADEAIKIPTLGKSATPLVVAAGLGVAAPDTLEPEAVRRAVGTALRGLQSAKRVAVAIGSGTDPQLVQAIADGALLGGYRFTRYKPSAEPNALRRVDIAVTKPADAGAKAAIRRSRIIIEAVNNTRDLVNTPANHLNPVTFAAYARERGEAAGLRVEVLDERALKRGRFGAILAVGGGSRTPPRLVRLSHTPAGARASVALVGKGITFDSGGLDLKQSGMGDMKSDMAGAAAVIESIIAAARLKLPIAITATVPMAENAVSGSSYRPSDILVMRDGRTVEIDNTDAEGRLILADAILRACEDSPDYLIETATLTGGQVVALGNGTSGVMGTDALRDRVVALGTAAGESLWPMPMPPRLRSVLDSPVADVVNLPKDRSASMLVGATFLKDFVPEGLEWVHVDIAGPAFLHSASGYNGQGGTGVIVRTILASLIDLAAG, via the coding sequence ATGACTTCGGTTTTCTTGATCGACAGCGCGGCGCCGTTGACCGCTGACGCAGTAGTGGTGGCGACGGTCTGCACCGATGACGGGGTGGCGCTGGCCGACGGCGCTGCCGGCGTCGACGCGGCTCTCGGCGGCGTCCTGCTGGAGGCGCTGCGAGCCGTCGAGGCCACTGGCAAGGCGGACGAGGCGATCAAGATCCCGACGCTGGGCAAGAGCGCCACACCGCTGGTGGTGGCGGCCGGGCTGGGCGTCGCGGCGCCGGACACCCTCGAACCCGAGGCGGTGCGGCGAGCCGTCGGAACCGCGCTGCGCGGGCTGCAGTCGGCCAAGCGAGTGGCGGTGGCGATCGGCTCCGGCACCGACCCGCAACTGGTGCAGGCCATCGCCGACGGCGCGCTGCTGGGCGGCTACCGGTTCACCCGGTACAAGCCGAGCGCCGAGCCGAACGCCTTGCGGCGGGTCGACATCGCCGTCACCAAGCCGGCCGACGCCGGCGCCAAGGCCGCGATCCGGCGATCGAGGATCATCATCGAGGCGGTCAACAACACCCGCGACCTGGTCAACACCCCGGCCAACCACCTCAACCCGGTGACCTTCGCCGCCTACGCCCGCGAGCGTGGCGAGGCAGCCGGCCTGAGAGTCGAGGTGCTCGACGAGCGGGCCCTCAAGCGCGGCCGGTTCGGGGCCATCCTGGCGGTCGGCGGCGGCTCGCGGACGCCGCCGCGACTGGTGCGGCTGAGCCACACGCCGGCCGGAGCCCGCGCCAGCGTCGCGCTGGTGGGCAAGGGCATCACCTTCGACAGCGGCGGCCTGGACCTCAAGCAGTCCGGCATGGGCGACATGAAGTCCGACATGGCCGGCGCGGCGGCGGTCATCGAGTCGATCATCGCGGCGGCCCGGCTCAAGCTGCCGATCGCGATCACCGCCACCGTCCCGATGGCCGAGAACGCGGTGTCCGGCTCGTCCTACCGGCCCTCCGACATCCTGGTGATGCGCGACGGGCGCACCGTCGAGATCGACAACACCGACGCCGAGGGCCGGCTGATCCTGGCCGACGCGATCCTGCGGGCGTGCGAGGACTCCCCCGACTACCTGATCGAGACGGCCACCCTGACCGGCGGTCAGGTGGTCGCGCTGGGCAACGGCACCTCCGGGGTGATGGGCACCGACGCCCTCCGCGACCGGGTGGTGGCGCTGGGCACCGCCGCCGGCGAATCGCTGTGGCCGATGCCGATGCCGCCCCGGCTGCGCAGCGTGCTGGACTCCCCGGTGGCCGATGTCGTCAACCTGCCCAAGGACCGCTCGGCCTCGATGCTGGTGGGCGCCACCTTCCTCAAGGACTTCGTGCCCGAGGGCCTGGAGTGGGTGCACGTCGACATCGCCGGCCCGGCCTTCCTGCACTCCGCTTCGGGCTACAACGGCCAGGGCGGCACCGGCGTCATCGTCCGGACGATCCTGGCAAGCCTGATCGACTTGGCGGCGGGGTGA
- the gcvT gene encoding glycine cleavage system aminomethyltransferase GcvT codes for MTELRRSPLHDRHVELKAKLADFGGWQMPIEYGASGGGVIAEHTAVRSAVGIFDVSHLGKATVAGPGARDFVNSCLTADLGKIGPGQAQYTLCCAEDGGVIDDVFSYLISDEQVFLMPNAANADEVVGLLAAAAPDAVTVTNQHEDFAVLAVQGPRSPELLKALGLPVELNYVSFVDAEFGGRPVRVCRTGYTGEHGYELIPSWDDAPALWDALIEAARPLGGMPAGLGARDTLRTEMGYPLHGQDLTREISPVQAGSSWAVGWQKPEFWGREALLAEKAAGPSRRLRGLLVTDRGVPRGHMNVLDADGAVIGQTTSGTFSPTLKQGIALALIDTGAQVSEASPVSIEVRGRKLAATVVKLPFVPSHVR; via the coding sequence ATGACTGAGCTGCGCCGTTCACCGCTGCACGACCGCCACGTCGAGCTGAAAGCCAAGCTCGCCGACTTCGGCGGATGGCAGATGCCCATCGAATACGGCGCGTCCGGTGGCGGCGTGATCGCCGAGCACACCGCCGTCCGGTCGGCCGTCGGCATCTTCGACGTCTCGCACCTGGGCAAGGCCACGGTCGCCGGCCCCGGCGCCCGGGACTTCGTGAACTCCTGCCTGACGGCCGATCTGGGCAAGATCGGACCCGGCCAGGCGCAGTACACGCTGTGCTGCGCCGAGGACGGCGGTGTCATCGACGACGTCTTCAGCTACCTGATCAGTGACGAGCAGGTGTTCCTGATGCCGAACGCGGCCAACGCCGACGAGGTGGTCGGGCTGCTCGCCGCCGCCGCTCCGGATGCGGTCACGGTGACCAACCAGCACGAGGACTTCGCCGTGCTCGCCGTGCAGGGCCCCAGGTCCCCGGAGTTGCTGAAGGCGCTGGGCCTGCCGGTCGAGCTGAACTACGTCAGCTTCGTCGACGCCGAGTTCGGCGGCCGGCCGGTGCGGGTCTGCCGGACCGGCTACACCGGCGAGCACGGCTACGAGCTGATCCCGTCGTGGGACGACGCCCCGGCGCTCTGGGACGCCCTGATCGAGGCGGCCCGCCCGCTGGGCGGCATGCCGGCCGGCCTCGGCGCCCGCGACACGCTGCGCACCGAGATGGGCTACCCGCTGCACGGCCAGGACCTGACCCGCGAGATCAGCCCGGTGCAGGCCGGCTCGTCCTGGGCGGTCGGCTGGCAGAAGCCGGAGTTCTGGGGCCGTGAGGCGCTGCTCGCCGAGAAGGCGGCCGGCCCGTCCCGGCGGCTGCGCGGGCTGCTGGTGACCGACCGGGGCGTCCCGCGCGGGCACATGAACGTCCTGGACGCCGACGGCGCGGTGATCGGCCAGACCACCTCCGGGACGTTCTCACCCACCCTGAAGCAGGGCATCGCGCTGGCCCTGATCGACACCGGCGCCCAGGTGAGCGAGGCCAGCCCGGTGTCTATCGAGGTGCGGGGCCGCAAACTGGCCGCCACCGTGGTCAAGCTGCCGTTCGTGCCCTCGCACGTCCGCTAG
- the sucB gene encoding 2-oxoglutarate dehydrogenase, E2 component, dihydrolipoamide succinyltransferase, protein MPVSVTMPRLGESVTEGTVTRWLKQEGDQVTADEPLLEVSTDKVDTEVPSPASGILTSIKVAEDETVEIGVELAVISDAGEAEAGSDQAGSDQADSGQADSDQADSDQADESAEPAAESQPAGQQDAEQPAAEDEPAAEDEPAAQAPPADEQTTDEKAPDEPISEAAPEAGSAGESDQQPAAEDKPPADPAPAAAPAPAAAPAPAAAPPPAAAAPPNASASPSSAPASDYSGRETPSVPGGADDDEVAGTYVTPLVRKLASEHGVDLNSLTGTGVGGRIRKSDVLSAAQAAAEQRAEAEAAKAAPPPAAAPAAPSAPSAPAAASAPAASAPAADNALRGQTVKLSRLRQVIAARMVESLQTSAQLTTVVEVDITPIARLREAAKAEFERREGVKLTFLPFFAVAAVEALKAHPNVNCSVDTEAGTVTYHEAEHLGIAVDTERGLLVPVIHNAGDFNLAGVARKIADLADRTRTNKVSPDELGGGTFTLTNTGSRGALFDTPIINQPQVAILGTGSVVKRPVVISDEKLGEIIAIRSMVYLALSYDHRIVDGADAARFLTTMKTRLEAGAFERALGLG, encoded by the coding sequence ATGCCGGTCTCAGTGACCATGCCGCGCCTCGGTGAGAGCGTGACCGAAGGAACCGTTACGCGCTGGCTGAAGCAGGAGGGCGATCAGGTCACCGCGGACGAGCCGCTACTGGAGGTCTCGACCGACAAGGTCGACACCGAGGTGCCCTCGCCCGCCTCGGGCATCCTGACCTCGATCAAGGTCGCCGAGGACGAGACCGTCGAGATCGGCGTTGAGCTGGCAGTGATCAGCGACGCCGGTGAGGCCGAGGCCGGCTCCGACCAGGCGGGTTCTGACCAGGCGGACTCTGGCCAGGCGGACTCTGACCAGGCGGACTCTGACCAGGCCGACGAGAGCGCCGAACCGGCGGCCGAGTCACAGCCTGCTGGCCAGCAGGACGCTGAGCAACCCGCTGCCGAGGACGAGCCGGCGGCCGAGGACGAGCCGGCGGCCCAGGCCCCGCCCGCCGACGAGCAGACCACCGACGAGAAGGCGCCCGACGAGCCGATCAGCGAGGCCGCCCCCGAGGCGGGTTCGGCCGGCGAGTCCGACCAGCAGCCGGCCGCCGAGGACAAGCCACCGGCCGACCCGGCACCGGCCGCCGCGCCGGCTCCGGCCGCGGCTCCGGCACCGGCCGCCGCCCCACCGCCAGCCGCCGCTGCCCCGCCCAACGCCTCGGCCTCGCCGAGTTCGGCTCCGGCGTCGGACTACTCGGGCCGGGAGACTCCCTCGGTCCCGGGTGGGGCCGATGACGACGAGGTCGCCGGCACCTACGTGACACCGCTGGTGCGCAAGCTGGCCAGCGAGCACGGTGTCGACCTGAACTCACTGACCGGCACCGGCGTGGGTGGCCGGATCCGCAAGTCCGACGTGCTGTCAGCGGCCCAGGCCGCCGCCGAGCAGCGGGCCGAGGCCGAGGCAGCCAAGGCCGCTCCCCCGCCTGCGGCAGCTCCCGCCGCCCCGTCCGCCCCGTCCGCTCCGGCTGCCGCGTCCGCGCCTGCCGCGTCCGCGCCGGCTGCCGACAACGCCCTGCGCGGCCAGACCGTCAAGCTGTCCAGGCTGCGTCAGGTGATCGCAGCTCGCATGGTGGAATCGCTGCAGACCTCGGCGCAGCTCACCACCGTGGTCGAGGTCGACATCACCCCGATCGCCCGGCTGCGCGAGGCCGCCAAGGCCGAGTTCGAAAGGCGGGAGGGCGTCAAGCTGACGTTCCTGCCGTTCTTCGCGGTCGCGGCGGTCGAAGCCCTCAAGGCGCATCCGAACGTGAACTGCTCGGTCGACACCGAAGCCGGCACGGTCACCTACCACGAGGCCGAGCACCTGGGCATCGCGGTGGACACCGAGCGCGGCCTGCTGGTTCCGGTGATCCACAACGCCGGCGACTTCAACCTGGCCGGCGTCGCCCGCAAGATCGCCGACCTGGCCGATCGGACCCGCACCAACAAGGTGTCACCGGACGAGCTCGGCGGCGGCACCTTCACCCTGACCAACACCGGCAGCCGGGGCGCCCTGTTCGACACCCCGATCATCAACCAGCCGCAGGTGGCGATCCTGGGAACCGGTTCGGTGGTCAAGCGTCCGGTGGTGATCTCTGATGAGAAGCTCGGCGAGATCATCGCCATCCGCTCGATGGTCTACCTGGCGCTGTCCTATGACCACCGGATCGTCGACGGAGCCGACGCAGCCCGGTTCCTGACCACCATGAAGACCCGGCTCGAGGCCGGCGCCTTCGAACGCGCGCTCGGACTGGGCTGA
- the lpdA gene encoding dihydrolipoyl dehydrogenase gives MAAEGAGNNVDVVILGGGSGGYAAALRAAELGKSVVLIEKDKVGGTCLHRGCIPTKALLHAGEVADSARESSQFGVNASFDGIDMAGVHKYKDGVVSKNWKGLQGLIRSRGITIVEGEGRLTGPKQVTVGDQTYTGANVILATGSYAKTLPGLEIDGQRVITSDHALGLDHVPASAIVLGGGVIGCEFASAWKSFGVEVTIVEALPHLVPLEDEANSKLLERAFRRRGIGFKLGAQFDRVESTDNGVKVHLQDGQTLEAELLLVAVGRGPTSADLGYEQAGVSMDRGFVLVDEYCRTNVEGVYAVGDLIPTLQLAHVGFAEGILVAEHLAGLPVVPIDYAGVPRITYSSPEVASVGLTEAQAAEKFGAEKIKTVTYDLSGNGRSAILNTKGAVKLVAEKSEDAVGRVLGVHIVGDRVGELIAEAQLIYNWEALPSEVAQLIHPHPTQSEAIGEAHLLLAGKPLHVHD, from the coding sequence GTGGCAGCCGAAGGGGCCGGGAACAACGTAGACGTCGTGATCCTCGGTGGTGGCAGCGGCGGTTACGCCGCGGCGCTGCGTGCCGCCGAGCTGGGCAAGTCCGTCGTGCTGATCGAGAAGGACAAGGTCGGCGGCACCTGCCTGCACCGGGGGTGCATCCCCACCAAGGCGCTGCTGCACGCCGGTGAGGTCGCCGACTCCGCCCGCGAGAGCTCGCAGTTCGGGGTCAATGCCAGCTTCGACGGCATCGACATGGCCGGCGTCCACAAGTACAAGGACGGGGTCGTCTCCAAGAACTGGAAGGGCCTGCAGGGACTGATCCGCAGCCGCGGCATCACCATCGTCGAGGGCGAGGGCCGGCTCACCGGCCCCAAGCAGGTCACCGTCGGGGACCAGACCTACACCGGCGCAAACGTCATCCTGGCCACCGGCTCCTACGCCAAGACGCTGCCCGGCCTGGAGATCGACGGTCAGCGGGTCATCACCAGCGACCACGCGCTGGGACTGGACCACGTGCCGGCCAGTGCCATCGTGCTCGGCGGCGGCGTGATCGGCTGCGAGTTCGCCAGCGCCTGGAAGTCCTTCGGGGTCGAGGTGACCATCGTCGAGGCGTTGCCGCACCTGGTGCCGCTGGAGGACGAAGCCAACTCCAAGCTGCTCGAGCGGGCCTTCCGCCGGCGCGGGATCGGCTTCAAGCTGGGCGCCCAGTTCGATCGCGTCGAGAGCACCGACAACGGTGTGAAGGTGCACCTGCAGGACGGCCAGACGCTCGAGGCCGAACTGCTGCTGGTCGCCGTCGGGCGTGGCCCGACCTCGGCCGACCTCGGCTACGAGCAGGCCGGCGTGAGCATGGACCGGGGCTTCGTCCTTGTCGATGAGTACTGCCGCACCAACGTCGAGGGCGTCTACGCCGTCGGTGACCTGATCCCGACCCTGCAGCTGGCCCACGTGGGCTTCGCCGAGGGCATCCTGGTGGCCGAGCACCTCGCCGGCCTGCCGGTGGTGCCGATCGACTACGCCGGCGTCCCGCGGATCACCTACTCCAGCCCCGAGGTCGCCTCGGTCGGGCTCACCGAAGCACAGGCCGCCGAGAAGTTCGGCGCCGAGAAGATCAAGACGGTGACCTATGACCTGTCCGGCAACGGCCGCAGCGCGATCCTGAACACCAAGGGCGCGGTGAAGCTGGTGGCCGAGAAGTCCGAGGACGCGGTGGGCAGAGTGCTCGGCGTGCACATCGTGGGCGACCGGGTCGGCGAGCTGATCGCCGAGGCGCAGCTGATCTACAACTGGGAGGCGCTGCCCAGCGAGGTCGCCCAGCTGATCCACCCGCACCCCACGCAGTCCGAGGCGATCGGCGAGGCCCACCTGCTGCTCGCCGGCAAGCCGCTGCACGTGCACGACTGA